The following nucleotide sequence is from bacterium.
ATTTTGGACAACTCCGCGCTCGAAACTCCCCATCATAGCTAATTTATCGTTAATATCACCTGATAAACCAAAGATATTGGTATTGGCGGTTTCAGTATTGTTTTGAGACCGTTGTTGTGTAAAAGCCCCCTTTAATTTTCGGTTATCTTTTTCTTTAGTTAAACCTAATGTATTACCTTCAATCAACGTATCTCTGTTTTTTGCATATGTTTTGTCTGTAGTAAGAACTAATCCTTCGTTAACTTTTTGTTGAGAACCGACAACAACCGATTGGGTTTGGCCTTTTTCCATAGAATCGGCGACAGTAAGGGTTGTATGTGCAGATATTTTATCGTTTATATTTACCGTTGTTCCTACGCTTGTAGCAGAACCTTCCGTGCCGACAGTTTGTTTTGCTTTGAAAAATAAATGCTCGTTGGGCTGAGCGCTTACACCCACGGAGGTCTGGTTATTTGTTTCACCTCTCAACGTTGTCTGTTGCTCTAAAGATACGCCGACTTTTTCTGTTAATTTATAATCCGCTTTTACTGCAACCGTATCTTCGTCTGTGTTTGTCTGCGACTGGAACTGGTCTAATTTTTCTTTTACATCTTGATGTTTATATTCGCCGGTAAGCCGCAATTTCTCCATTTGATGTGTTAGCTGGGCAGAGGTAGTTTTTGTTTCCTCGGCACCTACTTGTAGTTGAGTTTGAGAATTTCCGTCATCAATGAGTTTTTGCACATTGTGCGATACTGCCAATTTTGTTTTTGAGTTTATATCCCAAGTCATTCCTGTCCCGAATAATTCTTTGCCTTGCTGGGAAATTGTGGAAGTGGAAGAAAAATCTTTTGCGATTTTTTTATAATAACTTGTTAAACCCAATTTATCAAAAAGATATGCTTCTGTTTTTATTCCATAAGCTTTACCTTTATCTTTATCTGAAGTAGAAAGTTCAGTGAAGCTTAATCCTCCGTTGGTAGAAATAAAATTCCCTGCTTGTTCGGAAATGCTTTCTGCCTGTTCGGCGGTTATAGTAACATTCTTTCCTAAATGCAGAGTTGCGTCTAATCCTTTTAGTTTGTAATCCTTGTCTAGTTGCTGTTCTTCTACATAAGTCCCGCCGATTCTTACATAATCCGTAAAAGATTGCTGTAGACGTACACCTTGAGTACCTTTATCATAATTATCTTTAGTTTCATATTCGTAGTCCACTACCACATAAACAGAATTACCATCCAATAACTGGGATGAAATAATAGAACTTGATTCAGCGATAGAAGAAACGGATTGCCCAAAAATTACTCTACCGTTTGAATAATCAATTTCATAGTCAAAACCTGACTGCATTTGTTTTGTGGTTAGGACAATACCGGTTATTTTATCTCTGATTTCAATCTTTATTTTTTCGGAACCCTCAATGATGTTAGAGTGTTTTAAATAGAAGAGCGAACCGCCTGTGCCGACAAATTCATTATGCGCCGCTCTTTGTTTAGCGCGCGCATCAAAGACAATCAGTTTTGTGACAGGTTCTGCGAATTTAGTAGAGGATACACTTTCAAAATGTATTTTCCCGCCGTATAAGGTGCGGTTGAACTGGGCAAATTCCGTATCTGTCATGCCGGTTACATAATTACCCCATAAGACCCTAGATTTATCCCATTCTATTAAAAGATAAAGTCTTCCTTGAGTATTTGTCGCATCATAATTTATAGTAGAAGCATCTCCGTAGACCGGGTAATATTTGTCAGGGTCTAAATTCCGGAACAATTCTTTTTGTTCTCTTTGGGTATCCAAACTCGAAGTAATTAAATATTTACCTTTAATTTTTCCTTTTAAGTAATAAGCGAATTTTCCTTCGGACCAGAATCCTTCATTAAATTTATCGTTATCTTCAACCGGTTCCATGTCACCTTTATTAAAATTATAGCCTGCTTTGCCATCGCCCATTGCGATGAAGAATAGATGATTTTCTTCTTGATTATCCGGTGTGTAGGTTTGCGTGTTTATCTGTTTATCTTTTGCAGATATTCTGTCTTCTGTCCTCTGTCCTCTGTCTTCTGCCAACTCTGATGTGTCATTGCGAGGAGCCGAAGGTGACGAATCAATCCCCTTGAGATTGCCACGCCCCGACTTGTCGGGGCTCACAATGACGGGACTTTTCTCATTCTCTTTTTCTTTGGTAGTACTAACATTTTGATTTTTGATTTGTATATTTGATTTTTGATATTTGATATTTGAATTTACTCCAAAGTTTACTTTGGAGAGTATGCCTGGCGTAATATCCACTATGACAACTTTATCAGTGGTTAAATATGCGCCTTTGGGCAAGGTCCTTTCATCAATCCTTAACACATGTCTTCCGGGTAAAATTGCAGGTATGTGGTATTTGCCATCAGCATCTGTGGTAACAATTGTGCCATCTTCCATAACTATTTGCACACCACCAATGCCGGTTTCTTGTTTGTCCTCTCTTTTCTGTTTTCCGTCTTCATTTATATCCCGAAATACCTTACCGATTACCGTTCCCAAATCAAATAATGGATCCAGTGTAACTTGGACGGTTTCAGAATCTTTATTGGATATGATTGTCCCGTCAGAATATTTACACACAGCTGAATTTTTATAATTGCCTGTAGTTACGCCGGAGCCAACTACTAATTGATATTTTAAAGTTCTTGTTTGACCGGAAGAAACTGTGCCGATATTAAATGTGATTGGACGATTTCCTGTGGGATTGGATATTTTCCTATTATCTAGGATTGCTCTGTCATTTATATATTTAAAGCCGGCCGGAATCATATCTTCCAAGTAAACATTTGTTACATCAGACGCGGTTTCATTTTTTATTGTTACCGTATATGTAACTATATCGCCGATAACCACCTCTTTTTTATTAACATCTTTCTTGATTCTTAAGAGCTGATTACCCGAGTCAAGAGGATGGTCCATTTCTATAATTACGCCTGCTACTGTAAAGACCTCCCCTTTAGAGCCGTTCACAACTACCCTTCCAGCAGGGAAACTGGTTTTAACGGAAGGATAAGTATACCCCAATGCGTTTACAGTGATATAAAAATTCCCGTTGATAGTCAGGAAACTATATGCGCCGTCTGCACCGGTTATTTGCGGATTTAAGTCAGTCGCAGCGATTTGTACACCCGGAGAGCACTGTACGCCTGCAGAAGTAAAAATAGTTACCGTTGCCCCTCCAATGGGGTTATCAGTTGTAGAATCAAATACTATACCGAAAGGGTCAGTTAAGCTGATAGTTTTTATATCGCTTACAGTACCTGAAACAGTTACACTTAAATAATTTATTCCTTTTACTAAGTTGGTAGTATAATCCAG
It contains:
- a CDS encoding DUF11 domain-containing protein, producing the protein GLNLDGQALGTEVILLSDNPGTQFTFDVTGGAQTVNRVNVTDSAASGNDITATNSINGGGNDNGTGTPEWVFGTVTRYWISATDQDWDDNNNWALTSGGAGGVNFPGAIDTAIFDGNGAGNCILDANLSTNIIELQGAADPNGAYAGRLDANGLDITVNSTLDITGGELELDAGSNLEINGVLTIDGGTLDGLNGTINADDNIVLSSGTLTAPSGNFSLDSDFTISGGAFAHSSGTLIFAGTTILTSNTETLNNVQIGTGAVGGSLTLADQADINGNLTVLNGAATTLNLGGQTLLFSGSTFNLTNLDIFTETGSTVTFNGAALQTVTSISETYNIITVTNASAGGVAFADDFTTATLNDITPNSKLTFNDGDTYTITGAAGLNLDGQALGTEVIILSDTLGTQFTLDLTGGAQTVNRVNVTDSAASSNNITANNSVNNGGNDDGDPVPHWIFSNVTITFPSAGTTVGQTPTVIGTASPGNIVVLKGTVGAVPLQQVAAATADALGNYIIMQSNYTSNLDIVAPNSIRAEVGVIQSPLLNINVVATPTSNQVPTIISPAEGSPVNGNKPTITGKGLAGQTVTLTVKDAAGNLLLTDIATTIVDGLGNWTISSLDYTTNLVKGINYLSVTVSGTVSDIKTISLTDPFGIVFDSTTDNPIGGATVTIFTSAGVQCSPGVQIAATDLNPQITGADGAYSFLTINGNFYITVNALGYTYPSVKTSFPAGRVVVNGSKGEVFTVAGVIIEMDHPLDSGNQLLRIKKDVNKKEVVIGDIVTYTVTIKNETASDVTNVYLEDMIPAGFKYINDRAILDNRKISNPTGNRPITFNIGTVSSGQTRTLKYQLVVGSGVTTGNYKNSAVCKYSDGTIISNKDSETVQVTLDPLFDLGTVIGKVFRDINEDGKQKREDKQETGIGGVQIVMEDGTIVTTDADGKYHIPAILPGRHVLRIDERTLPKGAYLTTDKVVIVDITPGILSKVNFGVNSNIKYQKSNIQIKNQNVSTTKEKENEKSPVIVSPDKSGRGNLKGIDSSPSAPRNDTSELAEDRGQRTEDRISAKDKQINTQTYTPDNQEENHLFFIAMGDGKAGYNFNKGDMEPVEDNDKFNEGFWSEGKFAYYLKGKIKGKYLITSSLDTQREQKELFRNLDPDKYYPVYGDASTINYDATNTQGRLYLLIEWDKSRVLWGNYVTGMTDTEFAQFNRTLYGGKIHFESVSSTKFAEPVTKLIVFDARAKQRAAHNEFVGTGGSLFYLKHSNIIEGSEKIKIEIRDKITGIVLTTKQMQSGFDYEIDYSNGRVIFGQSVSSIAESSSIISSQLLDGNSVYVVVDYEYETKDNYDKGTQGVRLQQSFTDYVRIGGTYVEEQQLDKDYKLKGLDATLHLGKNVTITAEQAESISEQAGNFISTNGGLSFTELSTSDKDKGKAYGIKTEAYLFDKLGLTSYYKKIAKDFSSTSTISQQGKELFGTGMTWDINSKTKLAVSHNVQKLIDDGNSQTQLQVGAEETKTTSAQLTHQMEKLRLTGEYKHQDVKEKLDQFQSQTNTDEDTVAVKADYKLTEKVGVSLEQQTTLRGETNNQTSVGVSAQPNEHLFFKAKQTVGTEGSATSVGTTVNINDKISAHTTLTVADSMEKGQTQSVVVGSQQKVNEGLVLTTDKTYAKNRDTLIEGNTLGLTKEKDNRKLKGAFTQQRSQNNTETANTNIFGLSGDINDKLAMMGSFERGVVQNHDGTQATRSAGALGVSYVDKNPETDNIRLQASSKLELRTDDGEEDKKQYLIYNALKWQSTINTTLFAKINISQTENTSNDSTEAQYKELVTGAAYRPIYFDRLNLLARYTYLEDSLPSDQTDFSDIEEERAHTLSGELAYD